A window of Aythya fuligula isolate bAytFul2 chromosome 22, bAytFul2.pri, whole genome shotgun sequence contains these coding sequences:
- the TRIM29 gene encoding tripartite motif-containing protein 29, translated as METGSAARTNGTAGKAEDVKSPSTPKKDEEVKKTTNPGGGEKEPMKGTGGTSLETGQIKSSLFSGSDWKRPIIQFVESSDEKRSTYFSMDSADSKKMQYSSGQIGDMRRPPLSFADKGDLRKSLFSLDSKKSFLPNEGEGRKPLFSGGQMGDMKKSSLPLVETGDLRRATFNKVPDRAAGSRPRVKLEDVLCDSCIDNKQKAVKSCLVCQASFCELHLKPHLEGAAFRDHQLLDPIRDFEARKCPVHGKTMELFCQTDQMCICYLCMFQEHKNHSTVTVEIEKAGKEAELSLQKEQLQLKIIEVEDEMDKWQKERDRIKNYTTNEKATVDQHFKELIRDLERQRDEVKAALDQREKIASENVKEIVDELEERAKLLREDKENREQIHQISDSVLFLQEFGALMRNYVPPPSLPTYSVLLEGESMSPSMGLLRDDLLNVCMRHVEKICKADLGRNFIERNHMENGDHRFMMNNYEWNQPDNLKRFSMFLSPKASFNPRSWEFSSFQATEETLGTVGNGTKLPFQFSSVGQNPPGDFSKQSDGSLFTKTAYPSIVRHQSAKVTPQTWKSSKQSVLSHYRPFYVNKGNGATSNEAP; from the exons ATGGAAACAGGGAGCGCAGCAAGGACAAATGGTACCGCCGGCAAGGCAGAGGATGTGAAGAGCCCGTCCACCCccaaaaaagatgaagaagtgAAGAAGACCACGAACCCTGGCGGAGGGGAGAAGGAGCCAATGAAGGGCACTGGCGGTACTTCTCTGGAGACGGGGCAAATCAAGAGCTCCCTCTTCTCTGGGAGTGACTGGAAGAGGCCCATCATTCAGTTTGTGGAGTCGTCTGATGAGAAGAGATCAACCTACTTCAGCATGGACTCGGCAGACTCGAAGAAGATGCAGTACAGCAGCGGACAGATAGGAGACATGAGGAGACCCCCCCTCTCCTTTGCAGATAAAGGCGACCTCAGGAAGTCCCTCTTCTCCTTGGATTCCAAAAAGAGCTTCCTGCCTAatgaaggggaagggaggaagccGCTGTTCTCCGGCGGGCAGATGGGGGACATGAAGAAGTCTTCCCTGCCTCTGGTGGAGACCGGGGACCTGAGAAGAGCCACCTTCAACAAGGTGCCCGACAGAGCAGCTGGGTCGCGGCCCAGGGTGAAGCTGGAGGATGTGCTGTGCGATTCCTGCATCGACAACAAGCAAAAGGCCGTGAAGTCCTGCTTGGTGTGCCAGGCTTCCTTCTGTGAGCTGCACCTCAAGCCTCACCTGGAGGGAGCGGCTTTCCGGGACCACCAGCTCCTGGACCCCATCAGGGACTTTGAAGCAAGAAAATGCCCTGTGCATGGGAAGACCATGGAGCTGTTCTGTCAGACAGACCAGATGTGCATCTGCTACCTCTGCATGTTCCAGGAGCACAAGAACCACAGCACGGTGACGGTGGAGATCGAGAAAGCGGGTAAAGAG GCTGAGCTTTCACTGCAGAAAGAGCAACTGCAGCTGAAGATCATCGAGGTAGAGGATGAAATGGACAAGTGGCAGAAGGAAAGGGACCGCATCAAG AACTACACCACCAACGAGAAAGCCACAGTAGACCAGCATTTCAAAGAGCTGATCCGTGACCTGGAGAGGCAGAGGGATGAAGTGAAGGCTGCCCTGGACCAGAGGGAAAAGATTGCATCAGAGAACGTGAAGGAGATTGTGGATGAGCTGGAAGAGAGGGCGAAGCTGCTGCGGGAGGACAAGGAGAACAGGGAGCAGATCCACCAGATCAGTGACTCCGTGCTCTTCCTCCAG GAGTTTGGGGCTTTGATGCGGAACTACGtcccccctccatccctcccgACATACAGCGTGCTGCTTGAAGGGGAGAGCATGAGCCCCTCTATGGGGCTGCTCAGAGATGACCTCCTCAACGTCTGCATGAGGCACGTGGAGAAGATCTGCAAGGCAGACCTGGGCCGCAACTTCATCGAGAGGAACCACATGGAGAATG gTGACCACCGGTTCATGATGAACAACTACGAGTGGAACCAACCCGACAACTTGAAGAGATTTTCCATGTTCCTGTCTCCCAAAG CCAGTTTCAACCCACGATCATGGGAATTTTCCTCCTTCCAAGCGACTGAGGAAACACTTGGTACGG TAGGCAATGGCACTAAGCTGCCTTTTCAGTTCTCCTCGGTGGGACAGAATCCGCCCGGTGACTTCAGCAAACAGTCTGATGGGAGCCTCTTCACTAAGACCG CTTATCCCTCGATAGTGAGACATCAGTCTGCAAAGGTGACACCACAGACGTGGAAATCCTCCAAGCAGTCTGTATTG TCACATTACCGCCCCTTTTACGTCAACAAAGGCAATGGAGCCACCTCCAACGAGGCACCTTGA